A single region of the Gasterosteus aculeatus chromosome 1, fGasAcu3.hap1.1, whole genome shotgun sequence genome encodes:
- the LOC120815919 gene encoding uncharacterized protein LOC120815919, translating into MVSMGRQMLGFALGIIGFLGTIIVCALPMWKVTAFIGANIVTAQDIWEGLWMNCVTQSTGQMQCKIYDSLLALPQDLQAARALVVISIIVAAMAVILGVVGGKCTNFVSDESSKAKVAIASGIIFICAGVLILVPVCWSANTIIRDFYNPILTNPQRRDVFTMGRIGKEVAGQLISFIGFVGVAVTTGIPMWRVTSFVGANIVTGQVIWDGLWMNCVMQSTGQMQCRLNESLQSLARDLQASRALVIISLIFGFIGFLITFIGAKCTSSLKKDSSKAKVVIIGGCLILVSALLIVIPVTWSAVITITDFQNPLTIGSQKRELGAAIYIGWAAAAFLLIGGIILTTSCPPQRNGYGYPGYAPAPMYPYGGPGGNQPVYGPMYAPASSQPYTGTGTYLPSKPYAAPTAYSARQYL; encoded by the exons ATGGTGTCAATGGGACGACAGATGCTGGGCTTTGCCCTGGGCATCATTGGCTTCCTGGGGACCATCATTGTGTGCGCCCTGCCCATGTGGAAAGTGACAGCCTTCATCGGAGCCAACATTGTGACGGCGCAGGACATCTGGGAGGGCCTGTGGATGAACTGCGTGACGCAGAGCACGGGCCAGATGCAGTGTAAGATCTACGACTCCCTGCTGGCTCTGCCCCAGGACCTCCAGGCGGCCAGGGCCCTCGTGGTCATCTCCATCATCGTCGCCGCTATGGCGGTCATCCTGGGAGTTGTCGGAGGCAAGTGCACCAACTTCGTGAGCGACGAAAGCTCCAAAGCCAAGGTGGCCATCGCCTCTGGAATCATTTTCATTTGCGCCGGCGTTCTGATCCTCGTCCCCGTCTGCTGGTCGGCCAACACCATCATCAGGGATTTCTACAACCCCATCCTGACCAACCCCCAGAGGAGGGA CGTGTTCACCATGGGAAGGATTGGCAAGGAGGTGGCAGGTCAGCTCATAAGCTTCATCGGCTTTGTTGGGGTGGCGGTGACCACAGGGATCCCCATGTGGAGAGTGACTTCCTTCGTAGGAGCCAACATTGTGACGGGCCAAGTCATCTGGGATGGCCTGTGGATGAACTGTGTGATGCAGAGCACCGGGCAGATGCAGTGCCGGCTGAACGAGTCTCTTCAGAGTCTGGCCAGGGACTTGCAAGCCTCCCGAGCCCTGGTCATCATCTCCCTCATCTTCGGCTTCATCGGCTTCTTGATCACCTTCATCGGGGCCAAGTGCACCAGCTCCCTAAAAAAGGATTCCTCAAAGGCCAAGGTGGTTATCATAGGCGGCTGTCTCATCCTGGTTTCCGCCCTCCTAATCGTGATCCCCGTCACCTGGTCTGCAGTGATCACCATCACAGACTTCCAGAACCCCCTGACCATCGGGTCACAGAAGAGGGAACTTGGAGCGGCCATCTACATCGGCTGGgccgctgctgcttttcttcttaTCGGCGGGATCATCTTGACCACGTCCTGCCCTCCTCAAAGGAATGGGTATGGATACCCAGGGTACGCGCCAGCCCCGATGTACCCATACGGGGGCCCAGGGGGAAACCAGCCGGTGTATGGCCCCATGTATGCGCCTGCATCCAGCCAACCGTACACAGGCACGGGGACATACCTGCCGAGCAAACCGTATGCAGCGCCAACCGCATACTCTGCTAGACAATACCTCTAA
- the LOC120815925 gene encoding claudin-4, whose product MVSMGRQMLGFALGIIGFLGTIIVCALPMWKVTAFIGANIVTAQVIWEGLWMNCVTQSTGQMQCKIYDSLLALPQDLQAARALVVISIIVAAMAVILGVVGGKCTNFVSNESSKAKVAIASGIIFICAGVLILVPVCWSANTIIRDFYNPILTNPQRRELGAALYIGWGTAGVLLLGGALLCSSCPRKDSPEYPVKYAPARSTATSREYV is encoded by the coding sequence ATGGTGTCAATGGGACGACAGATGCTGGGCTTTGCCCTGGGCATCATTGGCTTCCTGGGGACCATCATTGTGTGCGCCCTGCCCATGTGGAAGGTGACAGCCTTCATCGGAGCCAACATTGTGACGGCGCAGGTCATCTGGGAGGGCCTGTGGATGAACTGCGTGACGCAGAGCACGGGCCAGATGCAGTGTAAGATCTACGACTCCCTGCTGGCTCTGCCCCAGGACCTCCAGGCGGCCAGGGCCCTCGTGGTCATCTCCATCATCGTCGCCGCTATGGCGGTCATCCTGGGAGTTGTCGGAGGCAAGTGCACCAACTTCGTGAGCAACGAAAGCTCCAAAGCCAAGGTGGCCATCGCCTCTGGAATCATTTTCATTTGCGCCGGCGTTCTGATCCTCGTCCCCGTCTGCTGGTCGGCCAACACCATCATCAGGGATTTCTACAACCCCATCCTGACCAACCCCCAGAGGAGGGAGCTGGGAGCCGCGCTCTACATCGGCTGGGGCACAGCCGGGGTTCTACTGCTGGGTGGGGCCCTGCTCTGCAGCTCCTGTCCACGCAAAGACAGCCCCGAGTACCCAGTCAAGTACGCCCCCGCCAGGTCCACAGCCACCAGCCGAGAATATGTCTGA
- the LOC120815880 gene encoding claudin-4: protein MGRIGKEVAGQLISFIGFVGVAVTTGIPMWRVTSFIGANIVTGQVIWDGLWMNCVMQSTGQMQCRLNESLQSLARDLQASRALVIISLIFGFIGFLITFIGAKCTSSLKKDSSKAKVVIIGGCLILVSALLIVIPVTWSAVITITDFQNPLTIGSQKRELGAAIYIGWAAAAFLLIGGIILTTSCPPQRNGYGYPGYAPAPMYPYGGPGGNQPVYGPMYAPASSQPYTGTGTYLPSKPYAAPTAYSARQYL from the coding sequence ATGGGAAGGATTGGCAAGGAGGTGGCAGGTCAGCTCATTAGCTTCATTGGCTTTGTTGGGGTGGCGGTGACCACAGGGATCCCCATGTGGAGAGTGACTTCCTTCATAGGAGCCAACATTGTGACGGGCCAAGTCATCTGGGATGGCCTGTGGATGAACTGTGTGATGCAGAGCACCGGGCAGATGCAGTGCCGGCTGAACGAGTCTCTTCAGAGTCTGGCCAGGGACTTGCAAGCCTCCCGAGCCCTGGTCATCATCTCCCTCATCTTCGGCTTCATCGGCTTCTTGATCACCTTCATCGGGGCCAAGTGCACCAGCTCCCTAAAAAAGGATTCCTCAAAGGCCAAGGTGGTTATCATAGGCGGCTGTCTCATCCTGGTTTCCGCCCTCCTAATCGTGATCCCCGTCACCTGGTCTGCAGTGATCACCATCACAGACTTCCAGAACCCCCTGACCATCGGGTCACAGAAGAGGGAACTTGGAGCAGCCATCTACATCGGCTGGgccgctgctgcttttcttcttaTCGGCGGGATCATCTTGACCACGTCCTGCCCTCCTCAAAGGAATGGGTATGGATACCCAGGGTACGCGCCAGCCCCGATGTACCCATACGGGGGCCCAGGGGGAAACCAGCCAGTGTATGGCCCCATGTATGCGCCTGCATCCAGCCAACCGTACACAGGCACGGGGACATACCTGCCGAGCAAACCGTATGCAGCGCCAACCGCATACTCTGCTAGACAATACCTCTAA